The following coding sequences are from one Haliotis asinina isolate JCU_RB_2024 chromosome 3, JCU_Hal_asi_v2, whole genome shotgun sequence window:
- the LOC137278439 gene encoding GON-4-like protein: MMDNSPHDTLVPNNDVSVNQESVLTEDEGTDVKRNQKESSDSTEEVAVDSKGNVEVKDIMEGSPDIVVCSDRVGSPDTDSDDSQWMDVSDEVTEDEKESAVQVVSRTSFASTPVKDKTAQNSSTLSEEEKQNYAFISEQLSILNQESSEVNTAMHRSQKKQLKNTPSKNKGDQKKTPRKQLIMASLELESRKSLKKRLETTPPSTPSKSDVAGASGIAGVDYLSADDADTSQDRLQIADTDMDDKLEESARNKGLTAINVKNIIHELVKNEDVQQMIRNSLNEQLTSIGRLTHEPKMTRSKVKEVIEKGVPLEKWPLSPVKKTTAAKKPSILDLYFPDDEDDDEYSPDKDAEAQRESDDDMESMISSQASDLGSPMPPTPSTPKVRTPLQVNTPQTRDTETFQSPVVCTSGVGLHRTSAVGLHFKNSMAALEDTSTQESTHSDIIARRTRSKLPLTDTSLTAIEEAFVAPDITPDMYDTECDDSEWQEFLRSLVKPDSEPVDQPADDEANDPEFNFLEEAEKIVEVEEDFRFDRPFRVSKKELNQLIDELDELFPEQEEDDKSMELEETLPQKQTVKAKRSPVKAPITNIHRAELEENALITTAEEKLLIEEQMRKHVQLTTQLFFLCKGSEDFEPMTSLCRQMLRELDIFRCVSMARDLSSFNVCNLQLAIDAFGEDSSWNLSQEHEDASSYSVEDTNSNATDSDYDSVDGGKKISRKKGSSSTRHPLLPSQIEVFWSSPVFLYPQLLPCRRLLSQEEARDMRLTFTGGEDNLIALGLEQFHGLKNPRSLIQKYLLPAKTLKQINLRVKNMSSQRAPDNPIKYFQRNKKMLPKTLVVEAFSPDQMVALRDQDDSILPIWAKKKRAKEAAHALREKTKQKKSSARKRSSSLSIPMDVVDVSNQLEVDVTWTPSKKKPRSAPVSPADNEEGDSGTKRRCVEDTYSHQKMPVGKPIITPEGIFIPFKIAPQPGSVSTPSTPSSMFPSPQISLPCLSTDLKSLHGSIRVIPATKPGESPQIFSSMIAIPGKPIPLFCRPDLETMSVAGREGQDRVHIQEQHSESGQSSVSNKDAGLTESDEMVRMSEDASGQTEVLKSGCPSSTPADNVDKQECVLDDEGMSYECSDTDVGRVKTQSGRADHCQVETTSGFVERQTADDTTNRASETSQITLMDIDKDRSQTVMEAGDTESPPVTRPAVTESQVSDDPHLKCQTVMESEVAENSNVRCQKVLESDVVDNPQGAHRDLGLSSGHSDCEVTNNNQNFAVAQPTGTDVNKDEQSDTAAIHRSDVSDSCGVLADGSVVQASSCNETSNQVSQAVATIMKDSLRDSVVNVSVEADASAHMTEKQTETDVNTCTASAGIVDTPQTQSSEDCIREVKGGHVKEESAGHDKEVELGEIKDMGVADNKEVGVGDVQEVCVGDATAAQTSEVRTAVVTSAVSFHEVVPDKVFEITSGSDKTDQSVSNSEKAAAGDGDSKEHVITNSENLGTNSEQKQEAVVGMSGDASNHDNSLKGSGPAADELSSKQPPSPSPSTSTTPYVTPLEIIAALCPYYSPSSKTARQNLLERTPPKRQSETTFRELKPKSPCKLNKPETDLPKPVSPFLPKMVSKSPKNKRVVVGNRTILPKTFVLDTKESPTKRAARSLRKRAQMICQRTSPCKLLPQTDLQRIQRMQLCPLNKSLSNIGRSKRKQAAPVRKLLHNSLKRCNSESDDLSETEEGRKSEEGSRLRTGPKRKISEVDGKQEESDGGQSEMEDSVLSQEDSQNEDETEDGQTADKNHLDMLMAASTTLRFDHKKNRERSKSKTKKKEQTLAMLAPDLLEMDPRKDEKDTAFAQAYLDRVRDSLSGNLQVYEEFLTLMYNVGKDGLSAVEVYKSLSQLLKDFPELLDDFAGFLLPEQALMCGCFMKNQEVNKARTFLRKLEVNYEQQPHHFQRVLKTLSQWYQNPKRSSDDLRDLIKPLIRGMPHLQEEFSMFFPEDKPPDSYGDSFEVVTLGDSDLDDDASVDSFEDVIMPSELDPYRTKRCPCDCHKDPNDIKLHKRIRHCFNCCLKVIDGKLYFQPSSKKLHPAEVVVHEAVPPSPQTTTLELEDDQTADKENHNYLSSRPSIVSPSVSHTSPARAKKIKLKICRQKAGQKRFLSLNELGSSPVKLEQDTEGTSNVTGSADSDTGVMTRTRKSQEKCSGTQTSDYVVSVPDDLVVNPPVVMQDQIMQEDQQGDSSSLVTSNPVMVTSFSPVFTSSAAVTTVCPSVPTLVPQTVTTPITQEPGSDRLTGTTSSTTKPPGQTGGFVKLSPSKGPSSPNVTQISIGVTQTSGRSSGTVKSAKTLTIGSTISALSGSVKESKIPKEAPSLPNTEAGRDKGTVSFPNLMPVGVSHTDAITLNSGKQMPTPTASATNTASQVQACDGGSVSGTGFGMSILEMFDGPSMQGDASQSCMSDILAKAMKTAEISRSDADISMSMDFMNNCMAANSKTFGSRNNSPVKSVPVLSEATQRDVITLKEHLVKAGIIHKSDDLEAGTGSSQCNQPEPIGGQSGRQVNSVTTITGIPVTLVKPSSTECSGKRAQSLPLGMSSNVGEQQTLGVSSVSSLNPPVLNTCTVGEPSIPASHAAAASREASSVVEGDGVWGTREAPTEREDSSAHLGTVGNRTAAPVSEELMEWEEEETEVEWTKDMDKVCLEMCKKNGPGDDTFAQVAEKLKLVTPNEVAARFQKLMMLLSGLESEEDSELDD; this comes from the exons T GAGCTGGTGAAGAACGAGGATGTCCAGCAGATGATACGAAACAGCCTAAATGAACAGCTAACCAGCATTGGTCGTCTCACCCATGAACCCAAGATGACACGGTCCAAAGTGAAGGAGGTCATAGAGAAAGGGGTG CCTTTAGAAAAATGGCCACTGTCACCAGTGAAGAAGACAACAGCAGCCAAGAAGCCAAGCATCCTGGATCTCTACTTTCCTGATGATGAAGACGATGATGAGTACTCCCCAGACAAAGATGCAGAG GCTCAGCGCGAGAGTGATGATGACATGGAGAGTATGATATCCTCCCAAGCAAGTGATCTGGGTTCCCCCATGCCCCCAACCCCTTCTACCCCCAAAGTGAGGACACCCCTGCAGGTTAATACTCCACAGACAAGGGACACTGAG acattccaGAGTCCAGTGGTATGTACATCAGGTGTGGGTTTACATCGAACCTCGGCAGTTGGACTGCACTTCAAGAACTCCATGGCAGCCCTGGAAGACACTTCTACACAAGAG AGTACACATTCAGATATAATAGCCCGCAGAACAAGGTCCAAACTGCCCTTGACTGACACATCCTTGACTGCCATAGAGGAAGCATTTGTTGCACCAGACATCACTCCAGACATGTATGACACAGAATGTGACGACTCAGAATGGCAAGAGTTCCTCCGCTCCCTTGTCAAACCAGACT CGGAGCCTGTTGATCAGCCAGCTGATGATGAGGCAAATGATCCTGAATTCAATTTCTTAGAGGAAGCTGAAAAAATTGTTGAAGTGGAAGAAGATTTCCGATTTGACAGACCTTTTAGGGTTTCAA AGAAGGAATTAAACCAGCTGATAGATGAACTTGATGAGCTGTTCCCAGAGCAGGAGGAGGATGATAAGTCGATGGAGTTGGAGGAAACACTGCCACA AAAGCAGACTGTCAAGGCCAAAAGGTCACCAGTTAAAGCTCCCATTACCAATATTCACCGGGCAGAGCTGGAGGAGAATGCTCTCATCACCACTGCAGAGGAGAAACTACTCATCGAGGAACAAATGCGAAAG CACGTCCAACTGACAACACAACTCTTCTTCCTTTGTAAGGGTAGCGAGGACTTTGAGCCCATGACCAGCTTGTGCAGACAGATGTTG AGGGAACTGGACATCTTCCGCTGTGTGTCGATGGCACGTGACCTGTCGTCCTTCAATGTATGTAACCTGCAGCTGGCTATAGATGCATTTGGGGAGGACAGCTCCTGGAACCTGAGCCAGGAGCATGAAGACGCTTCATCCTACTCTGTGGAAGACACCAACAGCAATGCCACAGACTCGGACTATGACTCAGTGGATGGTGGAAAGAAGATTTCCAGAAAGAAAG GAAGCTCGTCTACAAGGCATCCATTGCTGCCGTCTCAGATCGAGGTGTTTTGGTCCAGTCCAGTGTTCctctaccctcagttgttgcCATGTCGGCGGTTATTGTCACAAGAAGAAGCCAGAGATATGCGTCTTACCTTCACCGGTGGGGAGGACAA CTTGATAGCCCTGGGTCTGGAGCAGTTTCATGGACTGAAGAACCCTCGCAGTCTCATTCAGAAGTACTTGTTACCTGCCAAAACCCTCAAGCAGATCAACTTACGAGTCAAGAATATGTCCAGCCAGAGGGCCCCAGACAACCCAATCAAG TATTTCCAAAGGAACAAGAAAATGTTACCAAAGACTCTGGTAGTGGAAGCGTTCTCCCCAGACCAAATGGTGGCTTTACGAGACCAGGATGACAGTATTCTACCAATATGGGCCAAG AAAAAACGGGCGAAAGAGGCAGCACATGCACTGAGAGAAAAGACAAAACAGAAGAAGAGCAGTGCGAGGAAGAGATCATCAAGTTTGAGTATACCTATGGATGTGGTGGACGTTAGCAATCAACTTGAG GTTGATGTAACATGGACCCCAAGCAAGAAGAAACCCCGCTCAGCACCAGTCTCACCTGCTGATAACGAGGAAGGAGACAGTGGCACAAAGAG ACGCTGTGTGGAAGACACATACTCTCACCAAAAGATGCCAGTCGGCAAACCTATCATCACACCAGAGGGAATCTTCATCCCCTTTAAGATAGCACCCCAACCAGGCTCAGTGTCAacaccatcaacaccatcatcaaTGTTTCCCAGCCCACAGATCTCTTTGCCTTGTTTATCCACCGATTTAAAATCCCTGCATGGGTCCATTCGAGTGATTCCTGCCACTAAACCAGGAGAATCTCCTCAGATCTTTTCCTCTATGATAGCAATTCCGGGGAAGCCAATACCACTGTTCTGTCGCCCTGACCTGGAAACAATGTCTGTTGCGGGCCGTGAAGGACAAGACAGGGTCCACATCCAAGAACAGCACTCTGAATCTGGACAGTCATCTGTGTCGAACAAGGACGCAGGTCTGACAGAGTCTGATGAGATGGTTAGGATGAGTGAAGATGCCAGTGGACAAACTGAAGTGCTGAAGTCAGGATGCCCTTCATCAACACCTGCTGATAATGTTGACAAACAGGAATGTGTTttggatgatgaaggaatgtctTATGAATGTAGTGACACTGATGTGGGTAGAGTGAAGACACAGTCTGGAAGAGCTGATCATTGTCAAGTAGAGACTACTAGTGGTTTTGTTGAAAGACAGACagctgatgacacaacaaataGGGCTTCTGAAACAAGCCAGATAACGCTAATGGACATTGACAAAGACAGAAGTCAGACAGTTATGGAGGCTGGTGATACTGAGAGTCCCCCTGTAACGCGTCCAGCAGTTACAGAGTCTCAAGTCAGTGATGATCCTCATTTAAAATGTCAAACAGTTATGGAGTCAGAGGTTGCTGAAAATTCCAATGTGAGGTGTCAGAAAGTTCTGGAGTCTGATGTTGTTGATAATCCTCAGGGTGCTCACAGAGATCTTGGCTTAAGTTCAGGGCATAGTGACTGTGAAGTCACCAACAATAATCAAAATTTTGCTGTTGCACAGCCAACAGGGACAGATGTTAATAAGGATGAACAGTCTGATACTGCTGCAATTCATAGATCAGATGTTTCAGATTCATGTGGTGTCTTGGCAGATGGTTCTGTTGTTCAAGCATCTTCATGTAACGAAACATCAAACCAAGTTAGTCAAGCTGTAGCCACAATCATGAAGGACTCACTCAGGGATAGTGTTGTGAATGTGAGTGTAGAGGCTGATGCAAGTGCACATATGACTGAGAAGCAGACTGAAACAGATGTCAACACTTGCACGGCCTCTGCTGGGATTGTTGACACTCCACAGACACAGTCTAGTGAAGACTGTATACGGGAAGTGAAAGGTGGACATGTCAAGGAAGAAAGTGCTGGACATGACAAGGAGGTTGAACTTGGAGAAATCAAGGACATGGGGGTTGCAGATAACAAAGAAGTTGGAGTAGGAGATGTTCAGGAAGTTTGTGTTGGAGATGCAACAGCCGCTCAAACAAGTGAGGTAAGGACAGCTGTAGTCACAAGTGCTGTCAGTTTTCATGAGGTTGTACCAGACAAAGTGTTTGAGATCACATCTGGTTCTGATAAAACTGACCAGTCTGTCAGTAACTCAGAAAAAGCTGCAGCTGGAGATGGGGATTCCAAGGAGCATGTAATAACGAACTCTGAGAATCTTGGAACAAATTCAGAGCAGAAACAAGAAGCAGTAGTGGGTATGTCTGGAGATGCAAGTAACCATGACAACTCACTCAAAGGATCTGGTCCAGCTGCAGATGAACTCTCCTCTAAACAGCCCCCATCCCCCTCTCCATCCACCTCAACTACCCCCTATGTAACTCCACTAGAGATTATTGCAGCCCTCTGCCCATATTACTCTCCTAGCTCCAAGACCGCTCGGCAGAATCTGTTAGAAAGGACTCCACCAAAGAGACAGTCTGAGACAACCTTCCGTGAACTAAAACCAAAATCACCTTGTAAGCTGAATAAGCCCGAGACTGATCTTCCCAAACCTGTTTCTCCCTTCCTCCCAAAGATGGTCTCAAAAAGTCCCAAAAATAAAAGAGTTGTAGTTGGAAACAGGACAATTCTACCCAAAACATTTGTGCTAGATACCAAAGAATCACCTACAAAGAGGGCAGCCAGAAGCTTACGGAAACGAGCCCAGATGATTTGTCAGAGAACTAGCCCATGTAAACTACTCCCTCAAACTGACCTGCAGAGAATACAAAGAATGCAACTCTGTCCTCTCAACAAATCACTGTCAAACATTGGGCGGTCAAAACGAAAGCAGGCAGCCCCAGTGCGTAAGCTTCTGCACAATTCCTTGAAACGTTGCAACAGTGAGAGTGATGATTTATCAGAAACAGAGGAAGGTAGAAAGTCAGAGGAAGGTTCCAGATTGAGGACAGGACCTAAGCGGAAGATATCTGAAGTGGATGGGAAGCAGGAAGAGAGTGATGGTGGTCAGAGCGAGATGGAAGATTCTGTGTTGTCTCAGGAGGACAGCCAAAATGAAGATGAGACGGAGGACGGGCAGACTGCAGACAAGAATCATCTTGATATGCTGATGGCTGCTAGCACTACGCTCAG ATTTGACCACAAGAAGAACCGAGAAAGGAGCAAGAGTaaaacaaagaagaaagaaCAAACACTGGCCATGTTGGCGCCAGACCTCCTGGAGATGGATCCAAGG AAAGATGAGAAGGATACAGCCTTCGCCCAGGCATACCTGGACAGAGTTCGGGACAGCCTGAGTGGAAACCTGCAGGTGTACGAGGAGTTCCTCACACTTATGTACAATGTAGGGAAGGATGGACTCTCTGCTGTCGAG GTGTATAAGAGTTTGAGTCAGCTGCTGAAGGACTTCCCTGAGCTGCTGGATGACTTTGCAGGCTTCCTTCTCCCAGAACAAGCCCTCATGTGTGGCTGCTTCATGAAAAACCAGGAAGTTAACAAGGCTAGGACATTCCTCAGGAAACTGGAG GTGAACTACGAGCAGCAGCCTCATCACTTCCAGAGAGTCCTTAAGACTCTGTCCCAGTGGTACCAGAACCCCAAACGATCATCTGATGACCTCCGTGACCTCATCAAGCCTCTCATACGAGGAATGCCTCATCTTCAGGAGGAGTTCTCCATGTTCTTCCCGGAGGACAAGCCCCCGGACAG CTATGGGGACAGCTTTGAGGTAGTCACCCTCGGCGACAGCGACCTTGATGACGATGCGAGTGTTGACAGTTTCGAGGATGTCATCATGCCAAGTGAACTGGATCCCTATCGCACTAAGCGCTGTCCATGTGACTGTCACAAAGACCCCAACGATATCAAGCTGCACAAACGAATAAGGCATTGCTTTAACTGTTGTCTCAAG GTAATTGATGGGAAGCTGTACTTCCAACCCAGCAGCAAGAAGCTGCATCCAGCTGAAGTGGTTGTCCATGAAGCTGTGCCCCCGTCACCACAAACAACCACCCTGGAGTTGGAGGATGACCAGACTGCAGACAAGGAGAACCACAACTATCTCAGTAGTCGGCCCTCCATTGTGTCCCCATCAGTCAGTCACACCTCACCGGCCAGGGCAAAGAAGATAAAG TTAAagatatgtcgtcagaaggctggTCAGAAGAGGTTTCTTTCCCTTAATGAGTTAGGATCGTCTCCAGTAAAGCTAGAACAGGACACAGAAGGAACCTCTAATGTGACAGGAAGTGCTGATTCTGACACTGGAGTCATGACGAGAACAAGGAAATCACAGGAAAAGTGTTCCGGTACACAGACGTCAGACTATGTTGTGAGTGTGCCCGATGACCTTGTTGTCAACCCTCCTGTGGTCATGCAGGACCAGATTATGCAGGAAGATCAGCAAGGTGACTCCTCGAGTCTTGTGACATCGAATCCAGTCATGGTCACAAGCTTTAGTCCTGTGTTCACTTCTAGTGCTGCAGTTACTACTGTGTGTCCCAGTGTTCCGACCCTGGTCCCCCAAACAGTCACCACACCCATAACCCAGGAACCAGGGTCTGACAGGCTCACTGGAACTACTTCCAGTACAACTAAACCTCCAGGGCAGACTGGTGGATTTGTGAAACTTTCTCCATCAAAGGGTCCCTCTAGTCCTAATGTCACACAGATCTCCATAGGGGTGACTCAGACGTCTGGGAGGTCAAGTGGAACTGTGAAAAGTGCAAAAACATTAACGATTGGTTCCACAATCTCAGCGCTGTCTGGGTCAGTGAAAGAGAGCAAGATACCCAAGGAAGCACCGTCATTACCAAATACTGAAGCAGGAAGAGATAAAGGGACTGTAAGTTTCCCTAATCTGATGCCAGTTGGAGTATCTCATACCGATGCCATCACATTGAACAGTGGCAAACAGATGCCCACACCGACTGCAAGTGCAACCAACACTGCATCACAAGTTCAAGCCTGTGATGGTGGAAGTGTGTCTGGAACAGGCTTTGGGATGTCCATTCTAGAGATGTTTGATGGCCCCTCTATGCAAGGGGATGCTTCACAGAGCTGTATGTCGGACATTCTTGCCAAGGCAATGAAGACTGCTGAGATAAGTAGAAGTGATGCAGACATATCAATGTCCATGGACTTCATGAACAATTGCATGGCAGcaaattcaaaaacatttgGATCAAGAAATAATTCCCCAGTAAAAAGTGTGCCTGTTCTAAGTGAAGCAACCCAACGGGATGTAATAACATTGAAGGAACATTTAGTCAAAGCTGGCATTATCCACAAGTCAGATGACCTTGAAGCTGGTACAGGCAGTTCCCAGTGTAATCAACCAGAACCTATTGGCGGGCAGTCAGGTAGACAGGTGAACTCTGTAACAACAATTACTGGAATACCAGTGACGTTGGTAAAACCTTCCAGTACAGAATGCAGCGGCAAAAGGGCACAGTCCCTTCCACTTGGAATGTCCAGTAATGTTGGTGAACAGCAGACTCTTGGCGTGTCCAGTGTGTCATCTCTAAATCCTCCAGTGTTGAATACTTGCACTGTGGGAGAACCCAGTATACCAGCAAGCCATGCAGCAGCAGCTTCCAGAGAAGCAAGTTCTGTTGTGGAGGGTGATGGTGTTTGGGGGACACGCGAGGCTCCAACCGAGAGGGAAGACAGTTCTGCACATCTGGGGACAGTGGGCAATCGGACAGCAGCACCTGTTTCAGAGGAACTGATGGAGTGGGAGGAAGAAGAGACTGAGGTGGAATGGACAAA GGATATGGACAAAGTTTGCCTTGAGATGTGTAAGAAGAATGGTCCTGGCGATGATACGTTTGCACAAGTTGCGGAGAAACTCAAACTGGTCACCCCAAATGAG GTTGCCGCAAGATTTCAGAAACTGATGATGCTTCTGTCAGGACTAGAGAGCGAGGAAGACAGTGAGCTGGATGACTGA
- the LOC137277075 gene encoding probable G-protein coupled receptor 139, giving the protein MAWNSTEEMSTIIFDMDLAQNDTNSTLNSTDGIIRPPMPPLDLDTILNMYKEYRWSRYLGIYGYPILVVLGTIGNVLSFIVMTRKTMLRSSTCYYMAVLAVADTAVLYFGCLRMWFAYLTGNDVLILSPAACKIFNFLTYWSFDFAAWILVAMTVERYIAIHFPFTVTKHATIPRAKLVSIFLGVVFVGINGHFFATVTISERGFCSSLEEYIRFNEVVFPWIDAALYSFIPFIVLLVFNILIILDSRKAIKRQQALQASSLNNTNTLNIRSNSRLTVMLLSVSLTFLVASAPKAALIIIKPYTFDFYDGPMVDFHLLSKYTLTASVMNFLTYGNHSINFLLYCINGQKFRSELKRLIYVCTHRKQRRRIASLQIEMDGIRRNSTCADLVINSVPDFVTTDPPVSEP; this is encoded by the coding sequence ATGGCTTGGAACTCAACAGAAGAAATGTCTACTATAATATTTGACATGGACTTGGCACAGAACGATACAAACTCAACTCTTAATAGTACCGATGGAATCATTCGGCCACCAATGCCACCCCTTGACCTGGACACCATTCTCAACATGTACAAAGAGTACCGATGGTCGAGGTACCTTGGTATCTATGGTTACCCCATTCTTGTTGTGCTTGGAACTATAGGAAATGTGCTAAGTTTCATTGTGATGACTAGGAAAACAATGCTGAGATCATCAACCTGTTACTACATGGCTGTGTTGGCCGTTGCCGATACTGCGGTCCTGTATTTCGGTTGTTTGCGGATGTGGTTCGCTTACCTCACTGGAAATGATGTGCTTATACTAAGTCCAGCAGCTTGCAAAATATTCAACTTTCTCACATACTGGAGTTTTGATTTTGCAGCTTGGATACTAGTTGCCATGACAGTAGAACGCTATATTGCTATACACTTTCCTTTTACTGTCACTAAACATGCTACTATCCCTCGAGCCAAACTTGTGTCCATTTTTCTTGGGGTGGTATTTGTGGGAATCAACGGACACTTCTTTGCAACAGTAACTATAAGTGAGAGGGGTTTCTGTAGCTCACTGGAAGAATACATCCGATTCAATGAAGTTGtgtttccatggatagacgCAGCCTTATATTCCTTCATTCCTTTCATCGTTCTCCTTGTGTTCAACATACTCATCATCCTTGACAGCCGGAAAGCCATTAAGCGACAACAAGCTCTTCAAGCATCATCACTGAATAACACAAATACTCTTAACATTCGTTCAAATTCACGTCTGACGGTGATGCTTCTGTCGGTGTCCTTGACCTTCCTTGTGGCGTCTGCACCAAAAGCTGCTCTAATCATCATTAAGCCATACACTTTCGACTTCTATGACGGGCCTATGGTGGACTTCCACTTGCTATCAAAGTACACACTGACTGCTTCCGTGATGAATTTCTTAACATATGGCAACCATTCAATAAACTTCCTGCTTTACTGCATCAATGGACAGAAGTTCCGCAGCGAGTTGAAACGGCTCATATATGTGTGCACTCACAGGAAACAACGAAGAAGAATAGCTTCATTACAGATTGAGATGGATGGCATCAGAAGGAATTCCACTTGTGCTGACTTGGTCATAAACTCAGTGCCAGATTTTGTCACTACAGATCCTCCAGTCAGTGAACCATAA